One part of the Streptomyces sp. NBC_00286 genome encodes these proteins:
- a CDS encoding DUF6114 domain-containing protein gives MSADTPATRSQFTDRRLQFRAWRGTRPFWAGLFILLGGIPIMYFPYANLQIGHLTLAMATTAGAGSLIIGVLLIVLGISLWFQKHVRVFAGVAAILLALVSIPVSNLGGFLVGFLLALFGGAMAVSWAPGEEPAAEPAKTDRTDEGGAPAAMTPGGASEPNDLSGTSPSNGANGRHRA, from the coding sequence ATGAGCGCCGACACTCCAGCCACGCGCAGCCAGTTCACCGATAGGCGGCTGCAGTTCCGCGCCTGGAGGGGCACCCGGCCATTCTGGGCTGGGCTGTTCATCCTGCTCGGCGGGATCCCGATCATGTACTTCCCGTACGCGAATCTCCAGATAGGTCATCTGACCCTGGCGATGGCCACGACCGCGGGCGCGGGTTCCCTGATCATCGGCGTGCTGCTGATCGTGCTCGGGATCAGCCTGTGGTTCCAGAAGCATGTACGGGTTTTCGCCGGCGTGGCGGCGATCCTGCTGGCGCTGGTGTCCATCCCGGTGTCCAACCTCGGCGGGTTCCTCGTCGGCTTCCTGCTCGCGTTGTTCGGCGGCGCCATGGCCGTGTCCTGGGCGCCCGGCGAGGAGCCCGCGGCGGAGCCGGCCAAGACGGATCGTACGGACGAAGGAGGCGCTCCCGCGGCCATGACGCCGGGCGGAGCGAGCGAGCCGAACGATCTGTCAGGAACGAGCCCGAGCAACGGGGCGAATGGGAGGCACCGTGCCTGA
- a CDS encoding DUF6230 family protein, which produces MESHVRGGTRWKRFAVVMVPSVAATAAIGMALANSALAASFSVSGQSFKVTTDQLDGQGFSQYGAIDEGYTLSGKKSMHPVAVSAFKTATIKNLCQSVVTPNIPVLGNVSLVLRAGAGETPVEAENLYIDVADLEADAEFRNIDIGVAAGDANKGPGIAKGDKANPYGFAQQADSVQLKDVKQTAWATTAGTFKLSGLTMKLSPGVKECY; this is translated from the coding sequence ATGGAGTCCCATGTGCGTGGCGGGACGAGATGGAAGCGGTTCGCCGTGGTCATGGTGCCCAGCGTGGCCGCGACCGCCGCGATAGGCATGGCCCTGGCCAACAGCGCTCTCGCCGCGTCGTTCAGTGTGTCGGGTCAGTCGTTCAAGGTGACGACCGATCAGCTTGATGGCCAAGGCTTTTCGCAGTACGGCGCCATCGACGAGGGGTACACCCTCTCCGGCAAGAAGTCGATGCACCCCGTCGCCGTCTCGGCGTTCAAGACGGCGACGATCAAGAACCTGTGCCAGTCCGTCGTCACGCCGAACATCCCGGTGCTCGGCAATGTCAGCCTCGTCCTCAGGGCCGGTGCCGGTGAAACGCCGGTCGAGGCGGAGAACCTGTACATCGACGTCGCCGACCTGGAGGCCGACGCCGAGTTCCGCAACATCGACATCGGTGTGGCCGCCGGAGACGCCAACAAGGGTCCCGGCATCGCCAAGGGCGACAAGGCGAACCCGTACGGTTTCGCGCAGCAGGCTGACTCGGTCCAGCTCAAGGACGTGAAGCAGACGGCGTGGGCGACCACTGCCGGAACCTTCAAGCTGAGCGGGCTGACGATGAAGCTGTCCCCGGGCGTCAAGGAGTGCTACTAG
- a CDS encoding tetratricopeptide repeat protein — MQPRNMSMSGVVDLAAVKAAQEAKAKAEQSRAEAAKQGGGGAVAATSLVIDVDEAGFERDVLQRSTEVPVVIDFWAEWCEPCKQLSPLLERLAVEYNGRFVLAKIDVDANQMLMQQFGIQGIPAVFAVVAGQALPLFQGAAPEQQIRGTLDQLIQVAEQRFGLTGLTVDADAEAGPGSEAEAAPTVPAGPYDALLEAAVQALDAGDLGGAVQAYKNVLSDDPGNTEAKLGLAQAELLQRVQNADAQQVRKDAAEKPADVQAQIAAADLDLVGGHVEDAFGRLVDTVARTVGDDRDAARVRLLELFEVVGSDDPRVTAARRALARALF, encoded by the coding sequence ATGCAGCCACGGAACATGTCCATGAGCGGAGTCGTCGACCTCGCCGCGGTGAAGGCGGCCCAGGAGGCCAAGGCGAAGGCGGAGCAGTCGCGCGCCGAAGCGGCGAAGCAGGGCGGGGGAGGCGCTGTCGCCGCAACGAGCCTTGTCATCGACGTAGACGAGGCGGGTTTTGAGCGGGACGTCCTGCAGCGCTCCACCGAGGTGCCCGTCGTCATCGACTTCTGGGCCGAGTGGTGCGAGCCGTGCAAGCAGCTGAGCCCGCTCCTGGAGCGGCTCGCCGTCGAGTACAACGGCCGGTTCGTCCTCGCCAAGATCGACGTCGACGCCAATCAGATGTTGATGCAGCAGTTCGGGATCCAGGGGATCCCGGCCGTTTTCGCGGTGGTGGCCGGACAGGCCCTGCCGCTCTTCCAGGGCGCCGCCCCCGAGCAGCAGATCCGGGGCACCCTGGACCAGCTCATCCAGGTCGCCGAGCAGCGCTTCGGTCTGACCGGCCTCACGGTCGACGCGGACGCCGAGGCCGGGCCGGGCAGCGAGGCCGAGGCGGCTCCCACGGTGCCGGCCGGTCCGTACGACGCGCTGCTCGAAGCCGCCGTACAGGCCCTGGACGCGGGGGACTTGGGCGGTGCGGTGCAGGCGTACAAGAACGTGCTGAGTGACGACCCGGGTAATACGGAGGCCAAACTGGGCCTCGCCCAGGCCGAGTTGCTCCAGCGCGTGCAGAACGCCGATGCGCAGCAGGTGCGTAAGGACGCAGCCGAGAAGCCGGCTGACGTGCAGGCGCAAATCGCCGCCGCCGACCTGGACTTGGTGGGTGGTCATGTCGAGGACGCGTTCGGGCGGCTCGTCGACACCGTGGCGCGTACGGTCGGTGACGACCGGGACGCCGCGCGTGTACGGCTGTTGGAGCTGTTCGAGGTCGTCGGCAGTGACGATCCACGAGTGACCGCCGCACGCAGAGCACTTGCCCGTGCTTTGTTCTGA
- a CDS encoding TetR/AcrR family transcriptional regulator: MQNRTCAPRATGGRPRSAAADAAILAATRAALVELGWSKLTLGDVAMRAGVAKTTLYRRWSGKNELVVDAVAALFDELELPDRGNLAADVEGVVLQFAAILARPEAKSGLMAVVAESIRDDALRDRIRSSIVERQKLLVLEGRARAQQRGELPEENDPEAAARTADLIFDVIAGAVIHRALVSAEPVDAAWTRSFTRLLLNGLTASAAT, encoded by the coding sequence ATGCAGAACCGCACTTGCGCCCCACGCGCCACAGGAGGCCGCCCGCGCAGCGCCGCCGCGGACGCCGCGATCCTCGCGGCGACGCGGGCGGCACTGGTCGAACTGGGCTGGTCCAAGCTGACGTTGGGCGATGTGGCGATGCGCGCGGGCGTCGCGAAAACGACCCTCTACCGCCGCTGGTCCGGCAAGAACGAACTGGTCGTGGACGCGGTGGCCGCCCTCTTCGACGAACTCGAACTCCCCGACCGCGGCAACCTCGCGGCGGACGTCGAGGGCGTCGTCCTCCAGTTCGCGGCGATCCTGGCCCGCCCCGAGGCGAAGAGCGGCCTGATGGCGGTGGTAGCGGAGTCGATCCGCGACGACGCACTACGCGACCGCATCCGCTCGTCGATCGTGGAACGCCAGAAACTCCTCGTCCTGGAGGGCCGCGCCCGCGCTCAGCAACGCGGCGAACTCCCGGAGGAGAACGACCCCGAAGCCGCGGCCCGCACCGCGGACCTCATCTTCGACGTCATCGCGGGCGCGGTGATACATCGGGCCCTGGTAAGCGCGGAGCCCGTCGACGCGGCCTGGACGCGGAGCTTCACGAGGCTCTTGCTGAACGGCTTGACGGCGTCGGCGGCGACCTGA